In the Benincasa hispida cultivar B227 unplaced genomic scaffold, ASM972705v1 Contig123, whole genome shotgun sequence genome, one interval contains:
- the LOC120068863 gene encoding protein FAM133-like, whose product MKVFGNILSTLEQGGGLPEAGVVNQPLPTEDEAVVVADEPVKDEVVVVEEVVVEEEEKENDVLPKEAEKEDKKREKQPEEAEQKDKKKKKSKGKKAREVESSHHRKARKNKEQKNDGEDEEAKKKRKKKKKEERRLR is encoded by the exons ATGAaggtgtttggcaacatcctAAGTACCTTGGAGCAAGGAGGTGGACtgcccgaggcaggggttgtaaaccaaccactgcctACGGAGGATGAGGCGGTGGTAGTGGCAGATGAACCAGTGAAGGATGAAGTAGTGGTGGTGGAAGaagtggtggttgaagaagaagaaaaggagaatgaTGTTCTG CCAAAAGAGGCTGAGAAGGAagataaaaagagagagaagcaGCCAGAAGAGGCTGAGCAgaaagataagaagaagaagaagagcaaggGAAAGAAGGCTAGAGAGGTGGAGTCTTCACATCATCGCAAggcaagaaagaacaaagagcaAAAGAATGATGGTGAAGATGAGGAggccaagaagaagaggaaaaagaagaagaaagaggaaagAAGATTGCGCTGA